The genomic interval GCTTTGAAAAGCTCGACATCATGTTCATTGGCTTTATTCTTTTCGTGCTTATCGTGGAGGGTCTTAAATAGTGTTAACACGCCCTAGCTCGCCTCAAATACACAAAATAAGCAAAAACGCTCTTTTTTTCAAAATACCACGCAACCTTTCCTGCACTTCTGCGAGAAGGGAGGGTCACGAAAGATGCTTGCCAAACGTAAAAACTGCAGATGAAGCTTTTCAAAGCATGCAAAACATGTTCAGTAGGCCACTTTCTACGACGTATAGTTAATTATTCAGGTCTGACGGCAATACCTCCAACGCCACAGCATATGTGCTGTGTGGGAGAGCTCCAACGCCATGAGACCTCACAAGATTTGTTTGAGGAAATCTCATGCAACGAGGAGAACAGATGTCTACCCCTATCGAAACACCCCAGTTAAGTTTTAAGCAGTTTAACCTTCTTCCCGAAGTGATCAAAGCCATTGAAGGCCTTGGATATGAAACTCCATCGCCCATTCAAAGCGCGGCTATTCCCCACATTCAAAATGGCGAAGACATTATCGGCCAAGCCCAAACGGGAACCGGAAAAACCGCAGCATTCGCGTTGCCACTTTTGTGCAAACTCGATCTGCGCAAAACCTTGCCACAAGTGCTTGTGCTGGTTCCAACACGCGAACTTGCCATTCAAGTTGCTGAAGCCTTCAAGCAATATGCTTCCTTCATGCGCCAACTGAATGTGTTTCCCATTTACGGAGGCGCCGATATGGGTTCGCAATTAAAACACCTCGCACGCGGAGTGCATGTAGTAGTGGGAACTCCCGGCCGCATCATGGATCACTTGCGCAGAAAATCGCTTCGCCTCGATACTCTTTCTTGTGTGGTACTTGATGAAGCCGATGAAATGTTGCGCATGGGTTTTATTGATGATGTGGAATGGATTTTAGAACATGCACCCGCAAAACGCCAAACAGCGCTCTTTTCCGCAACGCTGCCAAAAGTTATTCGCGGCATTGCAGACAAATATCTTTCCAATCCTGTTGAAATTAACATCAAGGCAAAACAAGCCACAGCAGATTTGATCAATCAAAAATTTTGCATCGTCGCTGGAAATCAAAAGCTAGATATGCTCACCCGCATTTTAGATTCAGAAGATTTCGACGCCACACTTATTTTTGTACGAACAAAAACAGCAACGGTTGAGTTAGCACAAAAGCTACAAGCACGCGGATATGCGGCCGAAGCTCTCAGCGGCGATGTTGCACAAAAATCTCGCGAGCGCATTATTGAACAATTAAAAAATGGAAGACTTGATATCGTCATTGCAACCGATGTGGCCGCACGAGGCCTTGATGTAGACCGCATCACACATGTCGTGAATTACGATATTCCACAC from Deltaproteobacteria bacterium CG11_big_fil_rev_8_21_14_0_20_42_23 carries:
- a CDS encoding ATP-dependent RNA helicase codes for the protein MSTPIETPQLSFKQFNLLPEVIKAIEGLGYETPSPIQSAAIPHIQNGEDIIGQAQTGTGKTAAFALPLLCKLDLRKTLPQVLVLVPTRELAIQVAEAFKQYASFMRQLNVFPIYGGADMGSQLKHLARGVHVVVGTPGRIMDHLRRKSLRLDTLSCVVLDEADEMLRMGFIDDVEWILEHAPAKRQTALFSATLPKVIRGIADKYLSNPVEINIKAKQATADLINQKFCIVAGNQKLDMLTRILDSEDFDATLIFVRTKTATVELAQKLQARGYAAEALSGDVAQKSRERIIEQLKNGRLDIVIATDVAARGLDVDRITHVVNYDIPHDTESYIHRVGRTGRAGRKGEAILFVNPREIRMLNIIERASKQKMTKMQLPTHEAVQSKRFRAFKTKVEAALQDVKLPKYQEFVSKFCAETGTAELLLSAALCKMAEGKTSLFPDKEKFAPLRETQPSRDERPRKYSAHKKGKPFSGQKPFGKKKWDSKSEGKKRSRAR